The following are encoded in a window of Acidicapsa ligni genomic DNA:
- a CDS encoding nucleoside hydrolase encodes MKRMRMLVAGVCLLGFVPGAGVAAGLAQAALAQAAPKASVAEPQLVWIDTDIGDDIDDAFALGLILRSPELKVLGISTAFGDTQVRARLVDRFLAATGNAAIPVTVGVRTKVADGPTQEEYALGSPDIQHSEGVSAMLEAIKAHPGQVTLIGLGPLFNVGAAIEHDPETFRKVKRVVIMGGSIERGYDGRKGEMRPADAEWNILQDPKGAQRLLAVGVPVFMAPLDSTQIHLEAKERDEIFGVGSTLTAQLKMLYGEWVANSGGHSPTPTLFDPLAVAYTFDPELCPMEPMRIEVDDKGFTSKVDGKPNAQVCMKSDEGGFLELLTKRLEAKTQ; translated from the coding sequence ATGAAGAGGATGCGAATGCTGGTGGCAGGGGTATGCCTGCTGGGTTTTGTTCCGGGGGCAGGAGTTGCGGCGGGGCTGGCTCAGGCTGCACTGGCGCAAGCGGCGCCGAAAGCTTCGGTGGCCGAGCCGCAGTTGGTCTGGATCGATACGGATATTGGGGATGATATCGACGATGCGTTTGCGCTGGGGCTGATCCTGCGGAGTCCGGAGCTCAAGGTGTTGGGGATTTCGACGGCTTTTGGGGATACGCAGGTGCGTGCGCGGTTGGTCGACCGGTTTCTGGCGGCGACAGGGAATGCGGCGATTCCGGTTACGGTCGGAGTGCGGACGAAGGTAGCGGATGGTCCTACCCAGGAGGAGTATGCCCTGGGCAGTCCGGATATACAACATTCTGAAGGTGTTTCGGCGATGTTGGAGGCGATCAAGGCGCATCCGGGGCAGGTGACGCTGATCGGGCTGGGACCGCTATTCAATGTTGGGGCGGCGATTGAGCATGACCCTGAGACGTTTCGCAAGGTGAAGCGGGTAGTGATCATGGGCGGCTCGATCGAGCGCGGGTATGACGGCCGAAAGGGCGAGATGCGGCCGGCGGATGCGGAGTGGAATATTTTGCAGGATCCGAAGGGAGCGCAACGGTTGCTGGCGGTAGGGGTGCCGGTATTCATGGCTCCGCTGGACTCGACACAGATTCATTTGGAAGCGAAGGAGCGGGACGAGATTTTTGGGGTGGGGAGTACGCTGACGGCGCAGTTGAAGATGCTTTACGGGGAGTGGGTCGCGAATTCGGGGGGACATTCGCCTACTCCGACCTTGTTTGATCCGCTGGCAGTGGCTTATACGTTCGATCCGGAGCTGTGCCCGATGGAGCCTATGCGAATTGAGGTTGATGATAAAGGGTTTACGAGCAAGGTAGATGGGAAGCCAAATGCGCAGGTTTGTATGAAGTCGGATGAGGGTGGTTTTTTGGAGTTGTTGACGAAGAGGCTGGAGGCGAAGACGCAATAG
- the rpsL gene encoding 30S ribosomal protein S12 gives MPTFNQLVRKGRTAPRYKTASPALQASPQRRGVCTRVYTQTPKKPNSALRKVARVRLTNGIEVTTYIPGIGHNLQEHSIVLIRGGRVKDLPGVRYHVVRGTLDSVGVANRKQSRSKYGAKRGKAGAAPVKGGKKK, from the coding sequence TTGCCTACATTTAATCAGCTGGTTCGCAAGGGGCGCACGGCGCCACGGTACAAGACGGCCTCTCCCGCACTGCAGGCATCGCCGCAGCGTCGCGGAGTTTGCACGCGCGTTTACACGCAGACCCCGAAGAAGCCAAATTCGGCGCTTCGCAAGGTTGCCCGTGTTCGTCTGACCAACGGAATTGAAGTCACGACTTACATTCCTGGCATTGGCCACAACCTGCAGGAGCACTCGATTGTGCTTATTCGCGGCGGCCGTGTGAAGGATCTGCCGGGTGTTCGCTATCACGTTGTCCGCGGAACTCTGGATTCGGTGGGCGTTGCCAACCGTAAGCAGAGCCGATCCAAGTACGGCGCAAAGCGTGGCAAGGCTGGCGCGGCACCTGTCAAGGGCGGCAAGAAGAAGTAA
- the rpsG gene encoding 30S ribosomal protein S7 has protein sequence MPRKGHIAKREVAPDPVYGSTLVTKFVNSLMWGGKKSTAQGIFYTAMTNLEQRGGDEALKLFKKAVENCKPLLEVKSRRVGGANYQVPIEVNPERRTSLAIRWLITYGRARGEKGMIDKLSNELLDAANGRGAAMKKKEDVHRMAEANKAFAHYRW, from the coding sequence ATGCCTAGAAAAGGTCACATAGCAAAGCGGGAAGTAGCGCCCGATCCAGTTTACGGTTCGACGCTGGTCACCAAGTTTGTGAATTCGTTGATGTGGGGCGGCAAGAAGTCGACTGCCCAGGGCATCTTCTATACCGCGATGACGAACCTCGAGCAGAGGGGCGGCGACGAGGCTTTGAAGCTGTTCAAGAAGGCTGTCGAGAACTGCAAGCCGCTACTGGAAGTGAAAAGCCGCCGCGTTGGCGGAGCGAACTACCAGGTGCCGATCGAAGTGAATCCTGAGCGCCGTACTTCGCTGGCGATTCGCTGGCTGATCACCTACGGGCGCGCTCGTGGTGAAAAGGGCATGATCGACAAGCTCAGCAATGAGCTGCTCGATGCGGCCAATGGCCGTGGCGCCGCGATGAAGAAGAAGGAAGACGTTCATCGTATGGCGGAAGCCAACAAGGCATTTGCTCACTATCGCTGGTAG